The Bosea sp. 685 DNA window GCGACGATTATGTGCGCCGCAACCCCGAAAGCCGGGCGCGTTTCATGGCGGCTGCGGAGTCGATGCCGGGCGGCAATACGCGGACCTCGCTCTTCTACGATCCCTTCCCGCTCTGCATGCTGCGTGGCGAAGGCTGCCGCCTGACCGATGCCGACGGGCGCGAATATCTGGATTTCCTGGGCGAGTTCACCGCCGGCATTTTCGGCCATTCACCCGAGGTGCTGAAGCAGGCGATCCGCGCCGCGCTCGATGACGGGATCAACCTGTCCTCGCACAACGCCATCGAAGGCAAGCTGGCCCAGCGTATCTGCGCCCGTTTTCCGTCGATGGACCTGCTGCGCTTCACCAATTCCGGCACGGAAGCCAATCTGATGGCGCTCGCCGCCGCACTCACCTTCACCGGGCGGCGCAAGATCCTGGTGTTTGCCGGCGGCTATCATGGCGGCGTGCTGACCTTTCCGCCTGGCGGCACGTCCGTGACCGTACCCCACGACTTCGTCGTCGCCTCCTATAACGACCTTGAAAAGACGCTCGACCTTGTCAAGCCGCATCGCAGCGCATTGGCGGCGATCCTGGTCGAGCCCATGCAGGGTGCAGGGGGCTGCATTCCGGGCACACCCGAATTCCTCGCCGGCCTGCGCCGGCTCGCCGACGAGACGGGCGCCGTGCTGGTCTTCGACGAGATCCAGACCTCGCGGCTCTCGCTGGGCGGGCGCCAGCAGTTGCTCGGCATCACGCCGGACATGACGACGATCGGAAAGTTCTTCGGCGGTGGCCTCGCTTTCGGCAGCTTCGGCGGCCGGCGCGAGATCATGCAGGTCTTCGACCCTCGCCGGCCATCCTCGATCGGCCATGCCGGCACCTACAACAACAACACCTTGACCATGGCGGCAGGGCTCGCGGCGGTGGAGCAGCTCCTGACGGCTGAGGCGCTCGACGCCTTGAATGCGCGTGGCGACCGGTTCCGCGCCGATCTGAACGCAATGTTTGCGGCCAGGGGTGTGCCGATCAGCGTTTCCGGCCTCGGCTCATTGATGAACATTCATCCACAGGGCGCACCGCAGATGGCGGGGGCGAAGCGCAGCCTGCTGTTCTTCGATCTCGCGAAGGCCGGCATCTATTTCGCGCCGCGCGGCCTGATCGCCCTGTCCTTCCCGATCGGAGGCCAGGAGGTTTCGGCTTTCCTGAACGCGCTCGATCGGGTTCTCGACGCCCGCAAGAGCCTGCTCGCCTGAGATCGGAACGGGCGGGGCGTGTTGCCCTGCCCAAATAGGCTGCCCTGCCCAAGTAGGTTGCCCTGCCCAAGTAGGTTGCCCTGCCCAAGTCGTAGGCGTCAGTAGCCGGTGCGCGGATGTGGCCAGGTGTTCACGTCGACCACTGCCGGCGAGGACACGTCGACCGGCTTGGTCCAGCTGCCGCCGAGCGCCTTGTTGAGGGCGATGAAGTCCGTGGAGACGGCGACGCGGCTCTGCAGCAGCGTGTCCTCGGCGCTGTAGAGCGAGCGCTCGGCGTCGAGCACGTCGAGGAAGCTCGACGAGCCGGACTGGTAGAGCGTGCGGGAGAGCCGCGCCGCATCGCGATAGGAGGTTGCGGCGGAGGACAGCTTGCCCGCGCGCAGGCGTTCCTGCGCCAGCGAGACCAGCGCGTTCTCGACATCCTGCATCGCGGTCAGCACCGAGAGCTTGAAGGCGGAATCATACTGGTCGCGCTGGGCCTGGGCGACCTCGACGGCTGCCCTGAGCTCGCCGCCATTGAAGATCGGCACGCTCAGCGTCGGCCCAAAAGACCAGCCGATCGAGGAGTTCTTGGCAAGGTCGCCGGTTTTCAGGGCCGATGTCGTGATATTGCCAGTGAGGCTGACCGACGGATAGAGCGCCGCTTCCGCCTGGCCGATCTTGGCTGTGTACTGGGCGAGCTGGCGCTCGGCCTTGCGGACATCGGGGCGGTTGCGCAGGACATCGGCGGGCAGGCCGGCAGGCGGCGTGCTACGCGCAGCCGGGATCGGGCCGCCACGCGCCAGCCGGCCGGCGAGCGCGGTGGGGGCTTGCCCTGTCAGGATACCGAGCTGATGCAGGCTCTGGGCATAGGCGGTCTCCAGGCTCGGAATTGCCGCCTCGGTCGAGCTCGCCTGCGCGGCCGCCTTGGCGACGTCGACAGCCGAGGCCGAGCCGGCCTGGAACTTGGTCCGCGTCAGTCTTTCGGTGTCGCGCTGCGAGGTCGCAGTGCGCCGGGCCAGCGCGATGCGGGCCTGGTAGCCGCGCGCCTCGACATAGTTGGAGGTCACGTCGCCGACCAGCGTCAACAGGGTCGCGCGCAGATCCTCATCGGCGGCGTCGCTGCCATAGGTCGCCGCCTCGACGCCGCGATAATTCGCGCCGAACAGGTCGAACTCCCAGCTCGCATCGAAGCCGGCCTGATACAGGCTGGAGGTGGTGTTGCCGCCCGTGCTGGAGGTGGCGGCGCTGGTCCGCGACCGCGTGGCCGAGCCGGTGCCGTCGAGCGTGGGAAACAGCGCCCCGATGGCCTGGCGCCTGGTCGCCCGCGCCTCCCGGATGCGCGCCTTCGCCGAGGCGACGTCGAGATTGCCGGCAACGGCCTCCTCGACGATGCCATTCAGCGTCCTGTCGCCGAGACGCTTCCACCACTCATCCAGCGTCCTGGAGGCCGGCGGTCGTTTTGAGGCCGGCGCGTTGCCCCATTTCGCCGGCAGGCTCAGGGAGGGGCCGGCATAATCGGGCCCGACCGCGCAGGCGCCCAGCGTCAGGCAGAGCGGCAGGGCCAGGCTGAGGCGTTTCATCGTCGCGCGGCTTCCGGTCATCGTTGCGGCCATCTCAGCTTGCCTTTGCCGGCTCGGCCGCCGGCTCATCCGTGCGCTTGCCTTGCGCGCTCTTGCCCTGCGCGTCCTTGCCCTGCGCATCCTTGCCCTGGACAAGGCGGCGCACGGTGACGAAGAGCAGCGGCACGAAGAACACGCCGAGCGCGGTGGCGGCGATCATGCCGCCCATCACGCCGATGCCGATCGCGTTCTGGCTGCCCGAGCCCGCGCCGGTTGCGACCGCCAGTGGCGTCACGCCGAGAACGAAGGCGAGCGAGGTCATCAGGATCGGGCGCAGGCGCTGGCGCGCTGCTTCCAATGTCGCTTCGACCAGCCCCTTGCCGGCCTGCTGCTGCTCGATCGCGAATTCGACGATCAGGATCGCGTTCTTGGCTGCAAGGCCGATCGTCGTGAGCAGTCCGACCTTGAAATAGACGTCGTTGGTCTGCCCGAACCAGGTCGCGGCCAGCAGTGCTCCGAAGATGCCGATCGGCACTGAGAGCATGACTGCGAAGGGAATCGACCAGCTCTCATAGAGCGCGGCCAGGCAGAGGAAGACCACAAGCATGGCCAGTGCATAGAGCGCCGCCGCCTGGCTGCCGGAGAGCCGCTCCTGATAGGACAGTCCGGTCCATTCATGAGCGTAGCCGGCCGGTAGCTGCTTCATCAGGGCATCGATCTCGTCCATCGCGGCACCCGAGCTGACGCCGGCAGCGGCCGCGCCCTGGATCTCCACCGCCGCCGAGCCGTTATAGCGCTCAAGCCGGGGCGAGCCGTAGGTCCAGCGCCCCGAGGAGAAGGCCGAGAATGGCACCATCGTGCCGCCGGAGTTGCGGACATACCATTTATCGACATCCTGCGGCTGCATCCGGGACGCCGCACCGGACTGGACATAGACCGATTTCACCCGGCCGCGATCGATGAAGTCGTTGACATAGGCGCTGCCCCAGGCGGTCGAGAGCGTCGCATTGACGTCGGCGAGCGAGAGCGTCAGTGCGCTTGCCTTCTCCTGGTCGATCTCGACGGAGTATTGCGGCGTGTCTTCCTGGCCGTTGGGCCGGGTGCCGGACAAGACCGGGCTCTTGCCGGCGAGGCCAAGGAGCTGGTTGCGCGCCTCGATCAGCTTGTCATGGCCGGCGCCGGCGATGTCCTGCAAGTAGAAGTCGAAACCCGCCGTGTTGCCGAAGCCCTGGATCGCGGGCGGCGCCAGCGCGAAGACCATGCCGTCCTTGATGGAGCGGAACGCGCCCATGGCGCGCATCGCCACGGCCTGCGCCGTCGCCTGCTTGCCCTTGCGTTCGGCGAAGGGCTTCAGCCGGACGAAGGCGAGGCCGACATTCTGGCCCTCGCCGCCGAAGCCGAAGCCGGCGACCGTCAGCACGCCCTCGACCAGATCCTTTTCCTTGTCGAGATAATGGGTGCGGATCTGGTCGAGCACACGCAAGGTGCGGTCCTGCGTCGCGCCGACCGGCATCTGCACGATGGTGAACAGCGTGCCCTGGTCTTCCTCCGGCAGGAAGGAACTCGGCAGGCGCGTGAACAGCACCGCCATGCCGACGCCGATCAGCAGGAAGACGGCAATGAACCGGAACGGCCGCGCGATCATGCCGGCGATGCCGCTGCGATAGCCGTGGGTCGCCTTGTCGAAATTGCGGTTGAACCAGCCGAAGGGGCCCTTCTGAGTGGCATGGTCCGTCGGCGGCTTCAGCATGGTGGCGCATAGCGCCGGCGTCAGCACGAGCGCGACGAGCACGGAGAGCATCATGGCGGTGACGATGGTGACCGAGAACTGCCGGTAAATCACGCCGACAGAGCCGCCGAAGAAGGCCATCGGCACGAACACGGCCGAGAGCACGGTGGCGATGCCGACCAGCGCCCCGGTGATCTCGCCCATCGATTTGATCGTCGCCTCCTTCGGCGACAATTTCTCTTCCTGCATCACGCGCTCGACATTCTCGACGACGACGATCGCGTCGTCGACGAGCAGGCCGATGGCGAGCACCATGGCGAACATGGTCAAGGTGTTGATCGAATAGCCGGCGACCGCCAGCACGCCGAAGGTGCCGAGCAGCACGACCGGCACGGCGAGCATCGGGATGATCGTCGCGCGCAGGTTCTGCAGGAAGACGAACATCACCACGAAGACGAGCACGATCGCCTCGATCAAGGTCTCGACCACCTTCTCGATCGAGAGCCGGACGAAGGGCGTGGTGTCGTAGGGGTAGACGACCTCGACGCCCTCGGGGAAGGTCTGCGACAGCCGCGTGATCGCCTTCTGCACCGCCTCGGCGGTCGAGATGGCGTTGGCGCCGGTCGCCAGGCTGATCGCCAGCGCCGCCGTCGGCTGGCCGTTATAGCGGGCGGCCGTGCGATAGTCCTTGGCGCCGAGCTCGACCGTCGCGACATCGTTCAGCCGCACGATCGAGCCGGAGCTGCCGCTCTTCAGAATGATGTTTTCGAATTGCTGGACGGTCTGAAGGCGGCTCATCGCCGTCACCGTCGCGTTGAGCTGCTGGCCGGGCTTCTGCGGCAAGCCGCCGAGCTGGCCGGCCGACACCTGCGTGTTTTGCGCCGTGATCGCGGCGGAGACGTCGCTCGGCATCAGCGCGTATTTCTGCAGCTTGTCGGGATCGAGCCAGATGCGCATCGCATAGCCCGAGCCGAAGAGCTGGCTCGAGCCGACGCCCGGCACGCGCTTGAGCGTGTCGTTCAGCGTCGAGTCGACATAGTCGGCGAGGTCGGTCGAGGACATCTTGCCGTCGCGCGAGACGAAGGCGATGACCATCAGGAAGCCGGTCGAGGATTTCGACACGGTGATGCCGGTGTTCTGGACCGTCTGCGGCAATTGCGAGGTGACGAGCTGCAGCTTGTTTTGCACCTGCATCTGCGCGACGTCGGGATCGGCCGCGTTGGTGAAGGTCAGCGTCAGCGAGGCATTGCCCGACGAGGTCGAGGTCGCGGTCATGTATTGCAGGTTGTCGACGCCGGTCATGCCCTGCTCGATGACCTTCGTCACCGAGTTTTCGACCGTCTGGGCGTCGGCGCCGGCATAGCTCGCGCTGATGTTCACGGTCGTCGGCGCGATCTGCGGGTATTGCGAGATCGGCAGGGATTGCAGCGCCAGCACGCCGGCGAGCATGATGACGATGGCGACGACCCAGGCGAAGATCGGCCTGTCGATGAAGAAGCGTGACATATTCAGTTCTTCACCGTGCCGGGCGTGTCCGTATCAGCAGCCGCGCGCTGCGCCGCCGGCCGCAGCTCCCCGCTTGCCTCGTCGATCGTGACCTCGTTGGCCGTGACCGCCTGGCCGACGCGCACGAGCTGCCCGCCCTCGACGATCACCTTGTCACCGTCACTGAGGCCGGTATCGACCAGCCAGTTGTTGCCGATGGTGCGGCGGGTCACGAGCATGCGCTCCTCGACCTTGCCGTCCTTGTTGACGAATTTGGCCGTGGCTTCGCCCTTGGTATTGCGGCCGACAGCGCGCTGCGGCACCAGGTAATTATTCTCGGCGATGCCCTCCTGCAGGATGGCGCGCGCATACATGCCGGGCAGCAGCAGCCGGTCGGGATTGGGGAATTCCGCCCGCAGGGTGAAGGTGCCGGTGGTCTGGTCGACATTGGCCTCGGCGAATTCGAAGCGTCCGTCCTGATTGTAGAGCGTGCCCGTATCGAGCCTGAGCTTGACCGCGACATTGGGGCCGCTGAGCTTCAACCGACCCTCAGTGAGCGCGCTGCGGAACTTCAGCAGGTTGGTGCTCGACTGGGTGATGTCGACATTGATCGGGTCGAGCTGGCGGATGGTGGTGAGCGCGTCGGTCTGGCTCGCCGTCACCAAAGCGCCTGGCGTCAGGGAGGATTTGTCGATCCGCCCGCCGATCGGGGCAACGACCTTGGTGTAGTCGAGATTGATTTTCGCCGTGGCGAGGCTCGCCTTGGCCGAGGCGACGTCGGCATTGGCCTGGGCCAGGGCCGAGATCGCATCGTCGAGGTCCTGCTTGCTGACGGCGTTCTGGCGGACCAGGTCGCGGTAGCGGTCGAGCTTTGCCTGGGCGCTCGGTACAGCGGCCTCGGCTTTCTGCAAGGCTGCGGCGGAGCTGTCATAGGCCGCCTGGTAGCTTGCCGGATCGATCTCGTAGAGCACGGTCCCGGCCGCGACCTCGCCGCCTTCCTTGAAGAGGCGCGACTTGATGATGCCGTTGACCTGCGGACGCACCTCCGCGACGAGGCTCGCCGAAACCCGGCCCGGCAGTTCGGCCGTGATCGCGACGGGCTGCGGACGCAGGCTGACCACGCTGACCTGCATCTGCACGGTCGGCGGGGCGGGGCCGGCCGCCTTCTCGTTGCAGGCCGAGAGCAGAAGCCCTGCGGCAATGGTTGCGACCGCGATTCGCCCACGCAATACGGGCATGCCGCAGTGCGAAAGGCTGGTCTCGCGATGTTGCATCCTCAAGCGCTGCACAGCATCACCCTATTTTGGAAACTTAAGAGTACCCTTATGGCTTGCAATCTTCCGCTGTCAATCGCATGGAGGTGAAATAAGGGGAAACATATGGCGCAGGGTCTGACGATAACGTGTGAGGACGCGGCAGCGGCGGCCAAGGGAACACCCGCGCGCGGGCGCCCGAAAATCATGGCCGACGAGGCCTTGCGCGCGATGATCGTGGCCCATGCCAGGGATGCTTTCCTCGAGGTCGGCTATGCCGGCACGACGATGGATCTCGTCGCGGCACGTTGCCGCATCTCGAAGCGGACGCTCTATCGCCTCTTCCCCGGCAAGACCGATCTGTTCACGGCGGTCGTCATCCTGCACCGGCAGTCGATGTTCGATCTGCCGCGCCCCGACGATGAAGAGCTGCCCGTGACCGAGGCCCTTGAAGCGATCTTCAAGATCGACATCGACGAAGCCGCCGATCGTGAGCGCATCGCGTTCATTCGTCTCGTCATTACGGAATCGACCCGATTTCCCGAGATCGAGCTCTTGATTCTACGCGACGGCGCCGAGGCGTCGCGTCGCCTTCTCGCGGAATGGCTGGCACAGCAAGTGGAGCGCGGCCTCATCGAGCTCGCCGATCCCTCAAAAGCGGCACGGATGCTGATGGACATGGTGTTCGGCGTGTTCGCGCGCCGGCCTCACCATGACGAATGGGGTTCGCGCGAAGAGCGCCGCGCCTATGTGCGGATGTGCATCGACATCTTCGTCAATGGCGTCGCACGCCACTGAAGCGCGCAGCGCGCGCCAGGCGCGCCGGTTTCAGACCTTCAGGGCCATGCCGTCGCGCTGCGGATCGGCGCCGCCCGACCAGTTCGCCCCTTCCGCGCGGATGCCATGCGGCGCGCCGAAGGCGAAGGATTGGTAGGACCGGTTTACGGTGTAGCCTTTGGCTTCCAATGCGGCGGTGACGCGGCGTTCGATGCGGTTGGAGACGTCGATCGTGTCGCTCAGGCAGACGATGCGCGGCGCGGCGACCGCCTCGGACATACTCATTCCGAAATCGATGACATTGCTCAGCGCTTGGGCGATGGCGGGCACGATGAAGGTGCCGCCTGGCGCGCCGATGGCGATGATCGGCGCCTCGTCCTTGAACATGATCGTCGGCGCCATGGCGCTGCCGCGCGCCTTGCCCGGAGCGATCGAGCCGGCGCGGCCAGGACGGGGGTCGAAACCGCTCATCGAGCCGTTATACATGAAGCCCAGGCCGGGGGTGATGCCGCCCGATGGCTGGCCAAGGGTGTGGGTGAGCGTCACCGCATTGCCCTCTTCGTCCATGACGCAGACGACGGTGGTGTCCGGTGGATCCCTGGACAGCTCCGAGCGCGCCACGCGCGCCTTCCCGCCGGACCGGATCGCGTCGGCATGGCCGGCGGCATGGGCCTGCGAGAGCAGCCTGTCGATCGGCACGTCGACGAAGTCGGGATCGCCGATATGGGCGTCGCGATCGATCGTCATCCACTTCATCGCCTCGGCGAGGATCGCAATGTGCTCGGCGCCGTTGTGCTCGAGTGCGCCGATCTCGAACTCCTGCAGGATATGCATCAGTTCGATCAGCGAGACGCCGCCAGCGGCGGGCGGGTTGCCGGCGATGCGCAGGCCGCGATAGGCGCCCCAGACGGGTTGCTTCTCGCGCACCTTGTACTCGGCGAGATCGCGCTTCGTCAGCAGCCCGCCTTGCCTTGCCATGTCGGCGGCGATCTCCTCGGCGATCGCGCCGGTGTAGAAGATCTCAGGGCCGGCTGCGGCGATGCGCTCCAGCGTGCGGGCGAGGTCGGGATTAGTGATAACGTCGCCGGGGCGCTTCAGCGTGCCGTCGGGGTGGAAATAGATCGCGCGCCCGGTCTCGCTGTGGCGGAGCTTGTCTTCGGTGTTGATCTGGCCGGTGCTGCGCTGGTCGATCGTCCAGTAGTAGTGGACATAGGGGCGGATCGTGAAACCGTCGCGCGCCTGCCGGATCGCCGGCGCCATGACGTGCCTGAGGTCCATCGTGCCGAAGCGCGACAAGGCCTCAGCGTAGCCCTTGACGTTGCCTGGCGTGCCGGCCGCGAGATGGCCGAGCTCGTTGGCGTGGTCGCTGAGCAGGAAGACGAAGCCGTCGCGGGTCTGGCCGACGAAACGGTCGGCCCACATCTCGGGTGTGGCTGCGAGCGGCGCCAGCGCCAGGAATTCGAGCACAGTGTGCACGCCGCGTTTCGGCATGCTGATCTGCATCGCGCCGAACCCGCCGATCCCGCACATCTGCGGGTCGACCACGCCCTGGCTGAAGGCGCAGGCGATGGCGGCGTCGATGGCGTTGCCGCCCCGACGCAGGATGTCGGCGCCGGCTTCGGCAGCCTCGGGCTGGGCCGCTACGATCATGCCGCGCATATATGTGTCTCCCTGGTCCCGTCGCGCATCATCGCCTTGAGGCTACGTCGCTCCGGAAGAGGCAGCATC harbors:
- a CDS encoding aspartate aminotransferase family protein; translated protein: MPPTAANSHEAGALDAALAEARDDYVRRNPESRARFMAAAESMPGGNTRTSLFYDPFPLCMLRGEGCRLTDADGREYLDFLGEFTAGIFGHSPEVLKQAIRAALDDGINLSSHNAIEGKLAQRICARFPSMDLLRFTNSGTEANLMALAAALTFTGRRKILVFAGGYHGGVLTFPPGGTSVTVPHDFVVASYNDLEKTLDLVKPHRSALAAILVEPMQGAGGCIPGTPEFLAGLRRLADETGAVLVFDEIQTSRLSLGGRQQLLGITPDMTTIGKFFGGGLAFGSFGGRREIMQVFDPRRPSSIGHAGTYNNNTLTMAAGLAAVEQLLTAEALDALNARGDRFRADLNAMFAARGVPISVSGLGSLMNIHPQGAPQMAGAKRSLLFFDLAKAGIYFAPRGLIALSFPIGGQEVSAFLNALDRVLDARKSLLA
- a CDS encoding efflux transporter outer membrane subunit, with amino-acid sequence MKRLSLALPLCLTLGACAVGPDYAGPSLSLPAKWGNAPASKRPPASRTLDEWWKRLGDRTLNGIVEEAVAGNLDVASAKARIREARATRRQAIGALFPTLDGTGSATRSRTSAATSSTGGNTTSSLYQAGFDASWEFDLFGANYRGVEAATYGSDAADEDLRATLLTLVGDVTSNYVEARGYQARIALARRTATSQRDTERLTRTKFQAGSASAVDVAKAAAQASSTEAAIPSLETAYAQSLHQLGILTGQAPTALAGRLARGGPIPAARSTPPAGLPADVLRNRPDVRKAERQLAQYTAKIGQAEAALYPSVSLTGNITTSALKTGDLAKNSSIGWSFGPTLSVPIFNGGELRAAVEVAQAQRDQYDSAFKLSVLTAMQDVENALVSLAQERLRAGKLSSAATSYRDAARLSRTLYQSGSSSFLDVLDAERSLYSAEDTLLQSRVAVSTDFIALNKALGGSWTKPVDVSSPAVVDVNTWPHPRTGY
- a CDS encoding efflux RND transporter permease subunit; translation: MSRFFIDRPIFAWVVAIVIMLAGVLALQSLPISQYPQIAPTTVNISASYAGADAQTVENSVTKVIEQGMTGVDNLQYMTATSTSSGNASLTLTFTNAADPDVAQMQVQNKLQLVTSQLPQTVQNTGITVSKSSTGFLMVIAFVSRDGKMSSTDLADYVDSTLNDTLKRVPGVGSSQLFGSGYAMRIWLDPDKLQKYALMPSDVSAAITAQNTQVSAGQLGGLPQKPGQQLNATVTAMSRLQTVQQFENIILKSGSSGSIVRLNDVATVELGAKDYRTAARYNGQPTAALAISLATGANAISTAEAVQKAITRLSQTFPEGVEVVYPYDTTPFVRLSIEKVVETLIEAIVLVFVVMFVFLQNLRATIIPMLAVPVVLLGTFGVLAVAGYSINTLTMFAMVLAIGLLVDDAIVVVENVERVMQEEKLSPKEATIKSMGEITGALVGIATVLSAVFVPMAFFGGSVGVIYRQFSVTIVTAMMLSVLVALVLTPALCATMLKPPTDHATQKGPFGWFNRNFDKATHGYRSGIAGMIARPFRFIAVFLLIGVGMAVLFTRLPSSFLPEEDQGTLFTIVQMPVGATQDRTLRVLDQIRTHYLDKEKDLVEGVLTVAGFGFGGEGQNVGLAFVRLKPFAERKGKQATAQAVAMRAMGAFRSIKDGMVFALAPPAIQGFGNTAGFDFYLQDIAGAGHDKLIEARNQLLGLAGKSPVLSGTRPNGQEDTPQYSVEIDQEKASALTLSLADVNATLSTAWGSAYVNDFIDRGRVKSVYVQSGAASRMQPQDVDKWYVRNSGGTMVPFSAFSSGRWTYGSPRLERYNGSAAVEIQGAAAAGVSSGAAMDEIDALMKQLPAGYAHEWTGLSYQERLSGSQAAALYALAMLVVFLCLAALYESWSIPFAVMLSVPIGIFGALLAATWFGQTNDVYFKVGLLTTIGLAAKNAILIVEFAIEQQQAGKGLVEATLEAARQRLRPILMTSLAFVLGVTPLAVATGAGSGSQNAIGIGVMGGMIAATALGVFFVPLLFVTVRRLVQGKDAQGKDAQGKSAQGKRTDEPAAEPAKAS
- a CDS encoding efflux RND transporter periplasmic adaptor subunit yields the protein MPVLRGRIAVATIAAGLLLSACNEKAAGPAPPTVQMQVSVVSLRPQPVAITAELPGRVSASLVAEVRPQVNGIIKSRLFKEGGEVAAGTVLYEIDPASYQAAYDSSAAALQKAEAAVPSAQAKLDRYRDLVRQNAVSKQDLDDAISALAQANADVASAKASLATAKINLDYTKVVAPIGGRIDKSSLTPGALVTASQTDALTTIRQLDPINVDITQSSTNLLKFRSALTEGRLKLSGPNVAVKLRLDTGTLYNQDGRFEFAEANVDQTTGTFTLRAEFPNPDRLLLPGMYARAILQEGIAENNYLVPQRAVGRNTKGEATAKFVNKDGKVEERMLVTRRTIGNNWLVDTGLSDGDKVIVEGGQLVRVGQAVTANEVTIDEASGELRPAAQRAAADTDTPGTVKN
- a CDS encoding TetR/AcrR family transcriptional regulator — protein: MAQGLTITCEDAAAAAKGTPARGRPKIMADEALRAMIVAHARDAFLEVGYAGTTMDLVAARCRISKRTLYRLFPGKTDLFTAVVILHRQSMFDLPRPDDEELPVTEALEAIFKIDIDEAADRERIAFIRLVITESTRFPEIELLILRDGAEASRRLLAEWLAQQVERGLIELADPSKAARMLMDMVFGVFARRPHHDEWGSREERRAYVRMCIDIFVNGVARH
- the ggt gene encoding gamma-glutamyltransferase — protein: MRGMIVAAQPEAAEAGADILRRGGNAIDAAIACAFSQGVVDPQMCGIGGFGAMQISMPKRGVHTVLEFLALAPLAATPEMWADRFVGQTRDGFVFLLSDHANELGHLAAGTPGNVKGYAEALSRFGTMDLRHVMAPAIRQARDGFTIRPYVHYYWTIDQRSTGQINTEDKLRHSETGRAIYFHPDGTLKRPGDVITNPDLARTLERIAAAGPEIFYTGAIAEEIAADMARQGGLLTKRDLAEYKVREKQPVWGAYRGLRIAGNPPAAGGVSLIELMHILQEFEIGALEHNGAEHIAILAEAMKWMTIDRDAHIGDPDFVDVPIDRLLSQAHAAGHADAIRSGGKARVARSELSRDPPDTTVVCVMDEEGNAVTLTHTLGQPSGGITPGLGFMYNGSMSGFDPRPGRAGSIAPGKARGSAMAPTIMFKDEAPIIAIGAPGGTFIVPAIAQALSNVIDFGMSMSEAVAAPRIVCLSDTIDVSNRIERRVTAALEAKGYTVNRSYQSFAFGAPHGIRAEGANWSGGADPQRDGMALKV